A section of the Roseivirga sp. BDSF3-8 genome encodes:
- the fusA gene encoding elongation factor G: MKRDLKYTRNIGIAAHIDAGKTTTTERILYYAGVSHKIGEVHDGAATMDWMEQEQERGITITSAATTVSWPYRGDDYHINIIDTPGHVDFTVEVNRSLRVLDGLVFLFSAVDGVEPQSETNWRLANNYNVARIGFVNKMDRQGADFLNVCNQVKEMLGSNAVPLQLPIGREDNFRGVVDLINNRGIIWNDEDMGMTFTEVPIPDDMVEEAAEYREKLLEAVAEYDETLMEKYFEDSSSITEAEILAALRAAVIDMAIVPMTCGSSFKNKGVQTMLDYVMELLPSPLDKDNVVGTNPDTEEKTSRKPSFDDPFSALAFKIATDPYVGRLCFIRAYSGVLESGSYIYNTRSGNKERISRIFQMHSNKQNQIDRLGAGDIGAVVGFKDIKTGDTLCNQDAKIVFESMVFPDPVIGYAIEPKKQADVDKLGMAIAKLVEEDPTLQVNTDEETGQTILRGMGELHLDIIIDRLRREFKVEINQGAPQVAYKEAITSTVEHKEVYKKQTGGKGKFADIVFELGPIDEEPDPKEVKDGLQFVNNIVGGVIPKEFIPAIQKGFASAMSNGPLAGYPIETMKVRLFHGSFHDVDSDALSFEMAARIGFKEATRKAKPIILEPVMSVEIVTPDEYTGPVTGDLNRRRGIMKGMDSKGVSQVIKADVPLSELFGYVTDLRTITSGRATASLTFSHYDPVPSSISEQVIAKSKGEVVK, from the coding sequence ATGAAGCGCGACTTAAAATACACTAGAAATATTGGTATCGCTGCTCATATCGATGCCGGTAAAACAACTACTACCGAGCGAATTTTATATTACGCTGGTGTGAGTCATAAGATTGGTGAGGTGCATGATGGTGCTGCTACCATGGACTGGATGGAGCAAGAGCAGGAACGTGGTATAACTATTACCTCTGCTGCAACGACTGTTTCCTGGCCTTACCGTGGAGATGATTACCACATCAATATTATTGATACTCCCGGTCACGTAGACTTTACAGTCGAGGTGAACCGTTCCCTCCGCGTACTCGATGGTCTGGTATTCCTTTTTAGTGCAGTTGATGGAGTAGAACCTCAGTCTGAAACTAACTGGCGTCTTGCCAACAACTATAATGTTGCAAGGATTGGCTTTGTAAATAAAATGGACCGTCAGGGAGCAGATTTTCTGAATGTGTGTAACCAGGTGAAGGAAATGCTTGGTAGCAACGCTGTTCCATTGCAGTTGCCAATAGGCAGAGAAGATAATTTCAGAGGTGTTGTTGATCTTATCAATAACCGGGGTATTATCTGGAACGACGAGGACATGGGCATGACTTTCACAGAAGTGCCTATTCCTGATGACATGGTCGAAGAGGCTGCTGAATATCGCGAGAAACTTCTGGAAGCAGTCGCCGAGTATGACGAGACCTTGATGGAGAAGTACTTCGAGGATTCCAGCTCGATTACTGAGGCAGAAATACTTGCCGCTCTAAGAGCAGCCGTGATTGATATGGCTATTGTGCCTATGACTTGTGGCAGCTCCTTTAAGAACAAAGGTGTTCAAACCATGCTTGACTATGTGATGGAGTTGCTTCCTTCACCTCTGGATAAGGATAACGTCGTCGGTACAAATCCTGACACTGAGGAAAAGACCTCACGTAAGCCTAGCTTTGATGATCCGTTCAGTGCTCTTGCCTTCAAGATTGCTACTGACCCCTATGTTGGTCGTCTTTGCTTTATCCGTGCTTACTCAGGAGTTCTTGAGTCAGGTTCATATATCTACAATACCAGGTCTGGAAATAAAGAAAGAATATCTCGTATATTCCAGATGCATTCCAATAAGCAAAACCAAATTGATAGGTTAGGTGCTGGTGATATTGGTGCGGTAGTAGGTTTTAAAGACATCAAAACCGGTGATACGCTTTGTAATCAGGATGCCAAGATCGTTTTTGAATCAATGGTTTTTCCTGATCCTGTTATCGGTTACGCAATTGAGCCTAAGAAACAGGCAGATGTTGATAAGCTGGGTATGGCAATAGCCAAACTGGTTGAAGAAGATCCTACGCTTCAGGTCAATACCGATGAAGAAACAGGTCAGACCATCCTTCGCGGCATGGGTGAACTTCACTTGGATATCATTATTGACCGTCTTAGGAGAGAGTTTAAGGTTGAAATCAACCAGGGTGCACCCCAAGTTGCGTATAAAGAAGCTATTACTTCAACGGTAGAGCACAAAGAAGTATATAAAAAGCAAACGGGTGGTAAAGGTAAGTTTGCCGACATCGTTTTTGAATTAGGACCAATTGATGAGGAGCCTGATCCAAAAGAGGTCAAAGATGGACTTCAGTTCGTTAATAATATCGTAGGTGGGGTAATTCCAAAAGAATTTATACCTGCCATCCAGAAAGGTTTTGCTTCTGCCATGTCAAATGGCCCCCTTGCTGGATATCCCATCGAGACCATGAAGGTTCGGCTTTTCCATGGATCATTTCACGATGTGGATTCAGACGCTCTTTCTTTCGAGATGGCTGCCAGAATCGGCTTTAAGGAAGCTACAAGGAAGGCGAAACCTATTATCCTCGAGCCTGTAATGTCTGTCGAGATTGTAACTCCTGATGAATATACCGGCCCTGTTACGGGTGACCTTAATAGAAGAAGAGGTATCATGAAAGGCATGGATTCTAAAGGAGTTTCTCAGGTTATCAAAGCAGATGTTCCTTTGAGTGAACTATTCGGTTACGTAACCGATTTGCGTACGATTACGTCTGGTCGCGCTACCGCTTCACTGACGTTCTCTCACTATGATCCTGTGCCATCCAGTATTTCGGAGCAGGTCATTGCTAAATCAAAGGGCGAAGTAGTTAAGTAA
- the rpsJ gene encoding 30S ribosomal protein S10, producing the protein MNQKIRIKLKSYDHNLVDKSSEKIVRAVKTTGAVVSGPIPLPTEKEIFTVLRSPHVNKKSREQFQLCTYKRLVDIYSNSTKTVDALMKLELPSGVDVEIKV; encoded by the coding sequence ATGAACCAGAAAATCAGAATTAAACTGAAGTCATATGACCATAATTTGGTCGATAAGTCTTCTGAGAAAATAGTAAGAGCAGTTAAAACGACTGGTGCTGTAGTAAGTGGTCCTATTCCACTTCCTACTGAAAAAGAGATTTTTACAGTTCTTAGGTCCCCCCACGTTAATAAGAAAAGTCGCGAACAGTTTCAACTGTGTACTTACAAAAGGCTTGTAGATATCTATAGTAACAGCACTAAAACAGTTGATGCTCTCATGAAGCTTGAACTTCCAAGTGGTGTAGATGTAGAAATTAAAGTCTGA
- the rplC gene encoding 50S ribosomal protein L3 has protein sequence MPGIIGKKIGMTSIYSADGRNVACTLIEAGPCVVTQVKNPEVDGYRAVQLAYGERKEKNTPSALKGHFAKAKTTPKRKMVEFRDFREEFEDKVVLGNTITLEDVFIEGDFVDAVGKSKGKGFQGVVKRHGFGGVGQQTHGQHNRLRAPGSIGACSFPSRVFKGLRMAGRTGGERVKVLNLRILKIYPENNLVLVSGSVPGPKNSLVILEK, from the coding sequence ATGCCTGGTATAATTGGTAAAAAGATCGGAATGACTAGCATCTACAGTGCCGATGGACGTAACGTCGCATGCACATTGATAGAGGCTGGTCCTTGTGTGGTAACACAAGTAAAGAATCCTGAAGTTGACGGCTATAGGGCTGTTCAGCTGGCTTATGGTGAGCGTAAGGAGAAGAATACCCCTTCTGCTCTTAAAGGTCATTTTGCGAAAGCTAAAACCACTCCAAAAAGGAAAATGGTTGAGTTTCGTGATTTCCGCGAGGAATTTGAGGATAAGGTTGTTCTTGGTAACACTATTACTCTTGAGGATGTATTCATTGAGGGAGACTTCGTGGATGCTGTAGGTAAATCTAAAGGTAAGGGTTTTCAGGGTGTTGTCAAGAGACATGGCTTTGGAGGTGTAGGCCAGCAGACACATGGTCAACATAATAGACTACGTGCTCCTGGTTCAATTGGTGCTTGTTCTTTCCCTAGTCGCGTTTTTAAAGGCCTTCGTATGGCTGGTAGAACCGGTGGTGAGCGAGTTAAGGTGCTTAACCTTCGGATTCTGAAAATATACCCTGAGAATAATCTGGTGCTTGTTAGTGGATCAGTTCCAGGACCTAAAAATTCCCTCGTAATCTTAGAGAAGTAA
- the rplD gene encoding 50S ribosomal protein L4, translated as MEISVYKYNGEETGRKITLPEGVFTVEPSDHAIYLDIKQFLANQRQGTHKSKERAEIVGSTKKLKKQKGTGTARAGSIKSPIFRGGGRVFGPRPRNYSFKLNKKLKVLARKSALTYKAQDNNITVIEDFSFDEIKTKKYLKMLQDLSVADKKTLLVVADKDNNLLLSSRNVKSAKVITAEQLCTYDVLHADNLLLSESSVSKIENLLN; from the coding sequence ATGGAAATTAGTGTATATAAATACAACGGAGAGGAGACTGGGAGAAAGATTACGCTTCCAGAGGGTGTTTTCACTGTAGAACCCAGTGATCATGCCATTTACCTCGACATTAAGCAGTTTCTTGCTAATCAAAGGCAGGGAACTCATAAGTCAAAAGAACGTGCCGAAATAGTAGGGTCTACTAAAAAACTCAAAAAACAGAAAGGCACCGGTACTGCAAGAGCGGGTAGCATCAAGTCTCCCATCTTCCGTGGTGGAGGACGTGTTTTTGGTCCTCGCCCTCGTAACTACAGCTTTAAGCTTAATAAAAAGCTCAAAGTGTTGGCTAGAAAGTCAGCCCTGACTTATAAAGCCCAGGATAATAATATTACAGTCATCGAAGATTTCTCTTTTGATGAAATTAAGACGAAGAAGTATTTGAAGATGCTTCAGGATCTTTCTGTTGCAGATAAGAAGACACTTTTGGTTGTGGCCGATAAGGATAACAACCTTTTACTTTCAAGTCGAAATGTTAAATCGGCGAAAGTTATCACTGCAGAGCAGCTATGCACATATGATGTGTTGCACGCTGACAACCTGCTTTTGAGCGAGAGTTCAGTTTCGAAAATTGAAAACCTTCTGAATTAA
- the rplW gene encoding 50S ribosomal protein L23 — MSVLQQPLVTEKVSAQNEQGVYGFIVDKTANKVEIKRAVEEMYGVKVDGVRTMRYLGKMKTRYTKSAIVKGRKPSFKKAIVKVAEGEVIDFYSGI; from the coding sequence ATGAGCGTTTTACAACAGCCACTGGTTACGGAAAAAGTTTCAGCTCAAAACGAGCAGGGTGTCTATGGCTTCATAGTCGATAAAACTGCTAATAAGGTTGAGATAAAGCGTGCCGTAGAAGAAATGTACGGAGTCAAAGTCGATGGTGTTAGAACTATGAGATATCTCGGCAAAATGAAAACCCGGTATACAAAGTCTGCTATTGTTAAAGGTAGAAAGCCTTCTTTCAAAAAGGCAATTGTTAAGGTTGCCGAAGGAGAGGTCATTGACTTTTATAGTGGTATTTAA